One Cucumis sativus cultivar 9930 chromosome 1, Cucumber_9930_V3, whole genome shotgun sequence DNA segment encodes these proteins:
- the LOC101214131 gene encoding UDP-arabinose 4-epimerase 1 has product MLSFGRSRNQSRFGRSVSFGGMDYPDPKRKNNFVGKIILAASLTAICIVMLKQSPNFSTPTPFASHQLGVTHVLVTGGAGYIGSHAALRLLKDSYRVTIVDNLSRGNLGAVKVLQELFPEYGRLQFIYADLGDAKSVNKIFSENAFDAVMHFAAVAYVGESTLDPLKYYHNITSNTLTVLESMAAHGVKTLIYSSTCATYGEPEKMPITEETSQAPINPYGKAKKMAEEIILDFSKNSKMAVMILRYFNVIGSDPEGRLGEAPRPELREHGRISGACFDAARGIISGLKVKGTDYKTHDGTCIRDYIDVTDLVDAHVKALEKAIPGKVGIYNVGTGKGRSVKEFVEACKKATGVDIKVDYLPRRPGDYAEVFSNPTKIKKELNWTAQHTDLQESLSVAWRWQKSHLNGYGNSLVMSS; this is encoded by the exons ATGCTCAGTTTTGGTAGGTCGAGAAATCAATCAAGGTTCGGGAGATCTGTGTCATTTGGAG GTATGGATTATCCTGATCCCAAACGGAAGAACAATTTTGTTGGAAAGATCATCTTGGCTGCTTCACTTACTGCAATTTGTATTGTTATGCTCAAGCAATCCCCAAATTTTAGCACCCCAACCCCG tTTGCAAGTCATCAACTAGGAGTTACTCATGTTCTAGTAACAGGAGGTGCAGGATACATTGGCTCGCATGCTGCACTTCGATTATTAAAGGACTCATACCGTGTAACAATTGTG GACAACCTATCACGAGGAAACCTAGGTGCTGTGAAGGTTTTGCAAGAATTGTTTCCAGAATATGGAAGGCTTCAGTTCATCTATGCTGACTTGGGAGATGCAAAATCC gttaacaaaatattttcagagAATGCTTTTGATGCCGTCATGCATTTTGCAGCGGTAGCATATGTTGGGGAGAGCACCCTTGATCCCCTGAA GTATTATCACAATATTACTTCAAATACCTTGACAGTATTAGAATCAATGGCAGCACATGGTGTGAAGACATTGATCTATTCTAGTACATGTGCTACATATGGAGAGCCAGAAAAAATGCCTATCACTGAAGAAACTTCTCAG GCCCCAATTAATCCTTATGGAAAAGCCAAGAAGATGGCAGAAGAAATTATCCttgacttttcaaaaaattcaaagatggCAGTCATGATCCTAAG ATACTTCAATGTGATTGGTTCTGATCCAGAGGGCAGACTTGGGGAAGCTCCTAGACCTGAGCTTCGTGAGCATGGACGTATTTCGGGTGCTTGTTTTGATGCTGCCCGTGGCATTATTTCTGGGCTTAAG GTCAAAGGAACAGATTACAAAACACATGATGGGACTTGCATACGGGATTATATCGACGTCACTGATCTCGTTGATGCTCATGTTAAAGCCCTGGAGAAGGCAATCCCTGGAAAAGTCGGAATTTACAATGTTGGAACGGGAAAAG GTCGATCAGTGAAGGAGTTTGTGGAGGCATGCAAGAAGGCAACTGGGGTGGACATCAAAGTGGACTATCTCCCTCGTCGACCAGGTGACTACGCCGAAGTATTTAGCAACCCCACTAAGATCAAGAAAGAACTGAACTGGACAGCGCAGCACACCGATCTTCAAGAAAGTTTAAGTGTTGCTTGGAGGTGGCAGAAGTCCCATCTGAATGGCTATGGAAATTCTTTGGTTATGTCTTCTTGA
- the LOC101214374 gene encoding probable ribose-5-phosphate isomerase 4, chloroplastic — MRVGMAASLSTSPYTCSSKSIVFPKCSPNIKLGSNRFTISASTSVLAGGSPLLQAAKHTVDTYVKSGMVIGLGSGQASGMAIQYLGRLLRAGALKDIVGVPMSIASASEAAKAGIPLDQFNDSSQIDFSFDDADIIEEGTLIAVIGHRKPQVEDSIIQEKSILNASNQLAFMIKESQYMGGPEGSIPVLVNSLNWMQTAEEIDDLFLGDAEVWRRPSIGHAGPLGGDFPFVTREGHNVLDVIFTSPISSLAEVAESLDQINGVVDHGVISKFPCTAVIASESGLQIIDNLQRNMA, encoded by the exons ATGAGAGTGGGGATGGCTGCTTCCCTTTCAACTTCTCCTTACACATGTTCCTCCAAATCCATTGTTTTTCCTAAGTGTAGTCCCAACATCAAACTTGGATCAAATCGCTTCACAATCTCTGCTTCAACCTCCGTTCTTGCTGGCGGTTCTCCCCTTCTTCAAGCAGCCAAGCATACG GTGGACACATATGTAAAAAGTGGAATGGTTATTGGCTTGGGATCTGGTCAAGCTTCTGGCATGGCCATTCAATATCTTGGCCGGCTGCTTCGGGCTGGTGCTTTGAAAGATATAGTTGGGGTACCTAT GTCTATAGCAAGTGCAAGTGAAGCTGCCAAGGCGGGAATTCCATTAGACCAGTTCAACGATAGTTCACAA attgatttttcatttgatgATGCTGATATTATAGAAGAAGGAACACTTATTGCAGTCATTGGGCATCGGAAACCACAAGTGGAAGATTCAATAATTCAGGAGAAG TCTATATTAAATGCCTCCAACCAGCTTGCATTCATGATAAAGGAAAGCCAATATATGGGTGGCCCTGAGGGTTCGATTCCAGTTTTAGTGAATTCT CTTAATTGGATGCAAACTGCAGAAGAAATTGATGATCTCTTTCTAGGCGATGCAGAG GTATGGAGGAGGCCATCGATTGGGCATGCAGGTCCCCTTGGGGGCGACTTCCCATTTGTCACTAGAGAAGGACATAACGTACTGGATGTCATATTTACATCTCCTATATCAAGCCTAG CTGAAGTAGCAGAAAGTCTTGACCAGATCAATGGAGTCGTGGATCATGGAGTCATTTCTAAATTTCC ATGCACAGCAGTTATTGCATCAGAAAGTGGTCTGCAAATTATTGACAATCTACAGAGGAATATGGCATAG
- the LOC101214616 gene encoding gamma-soluble NSF attachment protein, translated as MSSSDPDKLMIKADKLTKLSMTRWSADWKSATVLYEQAANAYRVRNNHEKAKIAFEKASKGQEMLSSPWDAAKHMESAGALAKELGNLTEVADFYRRASELYVLCGRSQPASDALSKGAHALEDSKPDEAITLYTEACTLLEDDGREQMAFDLYRDATSVFVKLEKYSDAAELLLRWGLAADKCNAVHSQGKAYLSAIIVYLYAHDFKQAEKCYNDCSQVDAFTRTDQYRAASKLLSAYREGDVEEIKRVAQSSTISHLDHVIIRLARKLPTGDVSALKTDTTEDQEEALDENDLT; from the exons ATGTCTAGTTCCGATCCCGACAAGCTAATGATCAAAGCCGATAAATT AACAAAACTCAGTATGACAAGATGGAGTGCTGATTGGAAAAGTGCTACTGTCCTCTATGAGCAGGCCG CAAATGCATACCGGGTCCGAAATAACCATGAGAAAGCAAAGATTGCTTTTGAAAAAGCTTCAAAAGGGCAAGAGATGCTCTCCTC ACCCTGGGATGCCGCTAAGCATATGGAATCTGCTGGTGCTCTCGCAAAGGAACTTGGTAACTTGACTGAAGTTGCTGACTTTTACAGAAGAGCATCAGAGTTGTATGTTTTGTGTGGAAGATCTCAACCTGCATCTGATGCTTTATCAAAGGGTGCTCA TGCTTTGGAAGATAGCAAGCCAGATGAAGCTATCACATTATACACTGAAGCCTGTACACTTCTGGAAGACGACGGCAGGGAACAAATGGCCTTTGATTTATATCGAGATGCCACAAgtgtttttgtaaaattagaGAA ATATTCTGATGCTGCGGAATTGCTGTTGCGATGGGGTCTGGCAGCTGATAAATGCAATGCTGTCCATAGCCAGGGGAAG GCATATCTTAGTGCCATCATTGTTTACCTTTACGCGCATGACTTCAAACAAGCTGAGAAGTGCTACAATGACTGTTCACA AGTTGATGCTTTTACGAGAACTGACCAATACCGTGCTGCTAGTAAGCTATTATCTGCTTATAGGGAAGGCGATGTTGAGGAAATCAAGCGTGTGGCTCAGTCAAGCACTATTTCTCATCTTGATCATGTG ATTATCAGGCTTGCTAGAAAACTGCCTACAGGTGATGTGAGTGCCCTGAAGACTGATACGACTGAAGACCAAGAAGAAGCACTGGATGAAAATGATCTCACATGA